A genomic stretch from Candidatus Nitrososphaera gargensis Ga9.2 includes:
- a CDS encoding CopG family ribbon-helix-helix protein: protein MTIVSVSLNDDILAEIDKLQKTLGFSGRSEIVRAGIRNLLADEKDRQNLSGHLFAVLLAIHDEKSDDQVTEMGHGYDKLITTHIHNKIDGDRCLEIFLLKGDAEEIKDMTKKFQSNKKMDHVKLITT, encoded by the coding sequence TTGACCATAGTCAGCGTTTCACTCAACGACGACATACTGGCTGAGATCGACAAGCTGCAAAAGACCCTCGGGTTCTCCGGCAGGTCAGAGATCGTCCGCGCCGGCATCAGGAACCTGCTGGCAGACGAAAAGGACAGGCAGAATCTATCCGGCCATCTTTTCGCAGTGCTTTTGGCGATACATGACGAAAAGTCCGACGATCAGGTAACAGAAATGGGGCACGGCTATGACAAGCTGATAACGACGCACATACACAACAAAATAGACGGCGATAGGTGCCTTGAAATCTTTCTGCTAAAAGGCGACGCGGAGGAGATAAAGGACATGACTAAAAAGTTCCAGTCAAACAAAAAGATGGACCACGTCAAGCTGATCACAACGTGA
- a CDS encoding metal ABC transporter ATP-binding protein: protein MQTTTVVVEIDKLSYAYSGSLVVLDNISFSINEGVLLGMIDPNGAGKTTLFSCMLGLLGDYTGTIKIFGRDIRKDSKEALKSIGYIPQKKTIDQNFPATVEEIVSLGITTGNKISKDKIGSALDTVGLLAQKDRRVSKLSGGQQRVLIAKAIVNDPKLLILDEPATGIDLETQNKFYALLKKLNQEKKITIIWASHDLDAVNRIASSVACVNRSMFFHGKIHEFFENADLLKAYSESSMQAHMHMHDHHHDQHDHGAR from the coding sequence ATGCAGACAACAACAGTAGTAGTCGAGATCGACAAATTATCTTATGCGTATTCCGGCAGCCTGGTGGTGCTGGACAACATCTCATTCTCTATAAACGAGGGCGTCCTGCTGGGCATGATAGACCCAAACGGTGCCGGCAAGACCACGCTTTTCTCATGCATGCTGGGTTTGCTTGGCGACTACACCGGAACTATCAAGATTTTTGGGCGGGACATAAGAAAAGACAGCAAAGAAGCCCTAAAGAGCATAGGGTACATCCCGCAAAAGAAAACCATTGATCAGAACTTTCCTGCCACTGTAGAAGAGATCGTGTCGCTTGGGATCACAACTGGCAACAAGATATCAAAAGACAAGATAGGCTCGGCGCTTGACACGGTCGGATTGTTGGCGCAAAAGGACAGGAGGGTGAGCAAGCTGTCGGGTGGCCAGCAGCGCGTGCTTATCGCAAAAGCTATTGTCAACGATCCAAAGCTCTTGATACTGGACGAGCCGGCGACCGGCATCGACCTCGAAACGCAGAACAAGTTCTACGCGCTTTTGAAAAAATTGAACCAAGAGAAAAAGATCACGATAATCTGGGCGTCGCATGACTTGGACGCGGTCAACAGGATTGCCAGCAGCGTGGCTTGCGTCAACCGCTCAATGTTCTTCCATGGCAAGATCCACGAGTTCTTTGAAAACGCTGACCTGCTCAAGGCGTACTCTGAGTCGAGCATGCAGGCACACATGCACATGCACGATCATCACCACGACCAGCACGATCACGGGGCGAGATGA
- a CDS encoding glycosyltransferase, with the protein MTITFFTSPIGLGHATRDIAIAEQLLKADGIAFVSGEGAASLIAKKGYDTMDVYRPEKFVVESGQLQHSFKWLMSYYSYYKKCKVIAKEILDKRAGLVVSDEDFASIAIGEEMGRRRVLITDITETHFTTGPASMIERKMNKSMQKMIQACDCVIIPDAGDDYGNIRHVGPIVRQASAGRDALRKQFGFTRNTIVVSTGGTDAGRYLIEKAIEAHRKLQSRLDSELVVVSGPSLKLPDSPDYRNLGFVDNLHELVYAADLVISLAGRSTIDESIAYGTPGIFIPIKGHFEQEEGAARLGFKYEDIFRLESLVEEKIGRRNNNNAVHAAGGGAERAAKIISDLDR; encoded by the coding sequence GTGACCATCACATTTTTTACGAGCCCGATCGGGCTTGGACACGCGACGCGGGACATTGCGATTGCAGAGCAGCTACTAAAGGCCGACGGCATAGCTTTTGTCAGCGGAGAAGGGGCCGCGAGCCTGATCGCAAAGAAAGGTTATGATACAATGGATGTCTATCGGCCGGAAAAATTCGTAGTAGAGTCCGGCCAGCTCCAGCATTCGTTCAAGTGGCTCATGAGCTATTATTCATACTACAAAAAGTGTAAGGTGATAGCAAAGGAAATTTTAGACAAGCGCGCCGGCCTTGTAGTGAGCGACGAGGATTTCGCTTCTATCGCAATTGGCGAAGAGATGGGCCGCAGGCGGGTGCTGATAACCGACATAACAGAGACGCACTTTACAACCGGCCCGGCGTCAATGATAGAGAGAAAGATGAACAAGTCGATGCAGAAAATGATACAGGCGTGCGACTGCGTCATCATTCCCGATGCCGGGGATGACTATGGCAACATCCGGCACGTGGGCCCGATAGTGAGGCAGGCAAGCGCCGGCCGCGACGCTCTTCGCAAGCAGTTTGGCTTTACAAGAAACACGATAGTGGTTAGCACCGGCGGCACCGACGCCGGCAGGTACCTCATTGAGAAGGCCATTGAAGCGCATAGAAAGCTGCAGAGCAGGCTTGATTCAGAGCTCGTAGTCGTTTCGGGCCCATCGCTCAAGTTGCCGGATTCGCCGGACTATCGCAACCTCGGGTTTGTAGACAACCTGCATGAGCTGGTCTATGCAGCCGACCTTGTAATTTCGCTGGCCGGCAGGTCCACGATAGACGAATCGATCGCTTATGGCACGCCGGGAATTTTCATTCCAATAAAGGGCCACTTTGAGCAGGAAGAGGGCGCGGCGCGGTTGGGCTTCAAGTATGAAGACATTTTCCGGCTCGAATCGCTTGTTGAAGAAAAGATTGGCCGCCGGAACAATAATAATGCAGTACACGCTGCCGGCGGAGGAGCTGAAAGGGCCGCAAAGATAATTTCCGATCTGGATAGATAA
- a CDS encoding metal ABC transporter solute-binding protein, Zn/Mn family, whose protein sequence is MNQSRAALAAIAIVIPLAMLATIYTGSRPSQQQGSSQEQDKITVVASFYPLYEFASRVGGDRAEVSSLVPAGVEPHDWEPTPQDRQRVQSASMLVINSAGFESWADDMEANIVVNTSEGIELEHDDEGEGEEEDNDEHGHEGGVNPHIWLDPVLAKHQVEKIRDAMVSADPANANYYMEDADRFAAELDSLDAFIELELADCGKSDFVAFHDAFAHFAERYGLTQHSIHGASPEGEILPQRMQEIIELASELDINVIYSEDLIDSRLADTIAGEIPDGRVLVLSPIEGIDREEQQAGIGYIDKMKENVADLKVGLECRQQQ, encoded by the coding sequence TTGAACCAGAGCAGAGCTGCACTTGCGGCAATTGCAATCGTGATCCCGCTTGCCATGCTGGCTACCATATACACCGGTAGCAGGCCGTCACAACAACAGGGTAGTAGCCAAGAGCAGGACAAGATAACGGTTGTCGCATCGTTTTATCCCCTTTACGAATTTGCTTCTCGCGTAGGAGGCGACAGGGCAGAAGTGTCAAGCCTTGTGCCGGCCGGCGTAGAGCCCCACGACTGGGAGCCGACGCCGCAAGACAGGCAAAGGGTGCAATCTGCCAGCATGCTTGTCATCAATAGTGCCGGCTTTGAAAGCTGGGCTGATGATATGGAAGCCAACATAGTTGTCAACACCAGCGAAGGAATCGAGCTTGAGCATGATGATGAAGGCGAAGGAGAAGAAGAAGATAATGATGAGCACGGCCATGAAGGCGGAGTCAACCCGCACATCTGGCTCGATCCGGTGCTGGCAAAGCACCAAGTAGAAAAGATCCGCGACGCGATGGTCAGCGCGGATCCTGCTAACGCCAACTATTACATGGAAGATGCCGATAGGTTTGCTGCAGAGCTTGACTCGCTTGACGCTTTCATAGAGCTAGAGCTTGCAGACTGCGGCAAATCAGATTTTGTCGCGTTCCACGACGCATTTGCTCACTTTGCAGAGCGGTACGGCCTGACGCAGCACAGCATACATGGCGCGTCGCCCGAGGGCGAGATACTGCCCCAGCGGATGCAGGAAATAATCGAGCTTGCAAGCGAGCTTGACATTAATGTCATTTATTCAGAAGACCTGATCGACAGCCGGCTGGCCGACACCATCGCCGGAGAAATCCCAGACGGCAGGGTGCTTGTGCTAAGCCCGATTGAGGGAATCGATCGCGAAGAGCAGCAAGCCGGCATAGGCTACATCGACAAGATGAAAGAGAACGTTGCAGACCTGAAGGTGGGGCTTGAATGCAGACAACAACAGTAG
- a CDS encoding MarR family transcriptional regulator translates to MSNVRVNESPNHFMVLDAIARGMKTVDKIAKVTRLSKPEVELIINDLMTQRLIIGTEKKSFFGGKKMEFSISHTGLQLLNTKKLELEKQAQQIQQWYQNGQTQQLQSYMDNNRMWIPMMLFSGIMNAMFFMSMMSLMGMAMSPAESGFAGGEGGAATDGGAAGGAEGDAGGGGDFGGGDFGGGDFSF, encoded by the coding sequence ATGTCAAACGTACGAGTCAACGAGAGTCCAAACCACTTCATGGTGCTGGACGCCATAGCGAGAGGAATGAAGACAGTTGACAAGATTGCAAAAGTAACTAGGCTGAGCAAGCCTGAGGTGGAGCTAATCATTAATGATCTGATGACGCAAAGGCTGATAATTGGCACAGAGAAAAAGAGCTTTTTTGGCGGCAAAAAGATGGAGTTCTCCATCAGCCACACCGGCCTCCAGCTGCTCAATACAAAGAAGCTAGAGCTTGAGAAGCAGGCGCAGCAGATACAACAATGGTACCAGAACGGCCAGACCCAACAGCTCCAGTCCTACATGGACAACAACAGGATGTGGATACCGATGATGCTGTTCTCTGGCATCATGAACGCAATGTTCTTCATGTCCATGATGTCCCTAATGGGCATGGCCATGAGCCCGGCAGAAAGCGGGTTTGCAGGCGGCGAGGGAGGAGCTGCGACAGACGGCGGAGCTGCAGGTGGTGCTGAAGGCGACGCCGGCGGTGGCGGAGATTTCGGTGGCGGCGACTTTGGCGGCGGAGATTTCAGCTTCTAG
- a CDS encoding metal ABC transporter permease, protein MPIRKLGGHSYLFGSILVVSVEDTLGILAMAGAILAIVILLYRQFMYVAFDEEQAKVSGLSITNLSYLFAVLASVSVIVSMRLVGILLVSSLIVIPNITALLLGKGFKKTALISVGISIFSVVTGIIVSYAANFPPSATIVIVLIAVFLATLAAKYSSKKKKQIVEAARS, encoded by the coding sequence ATCCCCATCAGGAAACTTGGTGGACATAGCTATCTGTTTGGAAGCATTCTAGTCGTCAGCGTAGAGGACACGCTTGGCATTCTGGCGATGGCCGGCGCGATTCTTGCGATAGTGATTCTCCTTTACAGGCAGTTCATGTACGTCGCATTTGACGAGGAGCAGGCAAAAGTGAGCGGGCTGTCGATCACGAATCTGAGCTACCTCTTTGCAGTGCTTGCAAGCGTGTCAGTCATTGTGTCAATGAGGCTTGTAGGCATCTTGCTTGTGTCATCGCTCATTGTGATCCCAAACATCACTGCACTCTTGCTTGGTAAAGGTTTCAAGAAAACTGCGCTCATTTCAGTTGGGATATCAATATTCTCGGTAGTGACAGGCATTATAGTTTCGTACGCTGCAAATTTTCCGCCTTCAGCGACAATAGTGATTGTCCTGATCGCAGTGTTTCTGGCTACGCTTGCCGCCAAGTATTCTTCAAAGAAGAAGAAACAAATTGTGGAAGCGGCTAGAAGCTGA